The Geothrix oryzae DNA window AGATCGCCAGCTAAGGTCCCAAAATACATGCTAAGTGGAAAAGGATGTGGATGTGCTTAGACAGCCAGGAGGTTAGCTTAGAAGCAGCTATCCTTTAAAGAAAGCGTAATAGCTCACTGGTCAAGCGGGTCTGTGCCGACAATTCAACGGGGCTAAAGCATGTTACCGAAGCTGCGAACGTAAGTGGTAGGGGAGCATTCCCTACGTCTGTGAAGGTTGACCGTAAGGACAGCTGGAGACATGGGAAGAGACTCTGTCGGCATAAGTAGCGTAAAGACAGGCGAGAACCCTGTCCGCCGTAAGACTAAGGTTTCCAACGCAAGGTCAATCCGCGTTGGGTTAGTCGGACCCTAAGCCGAGGCCGAAAGGCGTAGGCGATGGAAGGCTGGTTAATATTCCAGCACCATGAGCATCTCGTTTGTACGATGCAGGGACGCAGGAAGGTAGGGACGCAGAGCTATGGAATGTTCTGCGAAAGGATCCAAGGGTGGTGCTTAGGGAAGTCCGGGCGCCACGAGCCCAAGGTTTCTGACGAAAAGTCCTGATCCTACACTGCCGAGAAAAGCTGCTAAGGAGAGGTGCTTGTGTCCGTACCGCAAACCGACACAGGTAGTCGAGGAGAGAATCCTCAGGCGTTTGAGAGAACTCTGCTGAAGGAACTCGGCAAATTAACCCCGTAACTTCGGGAGAAGGGGTACCACGGTAGGGTTCATAGCCCGAGGTGGTGGCACATAAATGTTCCAGGCGACTGTTTAACAAAAACACAGGTCTCTGCAAACTCCAAAGAGGAGGTATAGGGGCTGACGCCTGCCCGGTGCCGGAAGGTCAAGAGGAGCGGTCAGCGCAAGCGAAGCTGCGAATTTAAGCCCCGGTGAACGGCGGCCGTAACTATAACGGTCCTAAGGTAGCGAAATTCCTTGTCGGGTAAGTTCCGACCTGCACGAATGGCGTAACGATCTGGAAACTGTCTCCAGCAGAGACTCAGCGAACTTGTAGCACCGGTGAAGATGCCGGTTACCCGCACTTAGACGGAAAGACCCCGTGCACCTTTACTACACCTTGACATTGAGGTTGGCGTTGGACTGTGCAGGATAGGTGGGAGGCTATGAAACTGGCTCGTTAGGGTCGGTGGAGCCACTGTTGAGATACCACCCTGTTCAACGCTGATCTCTAACTCGCACCCGTGATCCGGGTGGAAGACAATGTCAGGCGGGTAGTTTGACTGGGGCGGTCGCCTCCTAAAGCGTAACGGAGGCGTACGAAGGTTCCCTCAGGCTGTTTGGAAATCAGCCGCAGAGCGCAATAGTATAAGGGAGCTTGACTGCGAGTCAGACACGACGAGCAGGTGCGAAAGCAGGTTATAGTGATCCGGTGGTCCCGAATGGAAGGGCCATCGCTCAACGGATAAAAGGTACGCCGGGGATAACAGGCTGATCTTGCCCAAGAGTTCATATCGACGGCAAGGTTTGGCACCTCGATGTCGACTCATCACATCCTGGGGCTGAAGCAGGTCCCAAGGGTTCGGCTGTTCGCCGATCAATAGTGGTACGTGAGTTGGGTTCAGAACGTCGCGAGACAGTTCGGTCCCTATCTAGTGTGGGCGCAGGAGATTTGAGAGGACCTGTCCTTAGTACGAGAGGACCGGGATGGACTGACCTCTGGTGTTCCAGTTGTGCCTCCAGGTGCAATGCTGGGTAGCTAAGTTGGGAAGTGAGAAGCGCTGAAAGCATCTAAGCGCGAAACACCCCTCAAGATGAGATCTCCCTATGAGACCCGTGGAAGACCACCACGTTGATAGGTCGCATGTGTAAGTCCGGTAACGGATTTAGCTGAGCGATACTAATCGGTCCACAGACTTGACCTTTCATCAATCAATTGCATCAACTTCATGACCCTCGAGCGCAACACGCGCCTCGCCCAAATCCCTTCTCACCCTTCTACCCCTTCGTCGTGGCTTTTCCCCAAGGGTCACACCCGTTCCCATCCCGAACACGGCAGTTAAGACTTGGAGGGCCGATGATACTGCTCCTCACAGGAGTGGAAAAGTAGGTCGCTGCGACGTTAAAATCAGACGGGTCACCCCAACAGGTGACCCGTTTTTCATGCCGAGCCCCCGCATCCGCGGGGGTTTTTGCGTTCCACGCCGGATACACTGGAAGTTCCGCGTGGAGGAACTGATGAGTAAAGGTGTTTACACCTTTGGGGGGAACCGCAACGAGGGGGGCGCATCCATGCGCAACCTGCTCGGAGGCAAGGGGTGCAACCTGGCTGAAATGGCCGGGCTGGGCATTCCGGTGCCTCCGGGATTCACGCTCACGACCGAGCAGTGCGGCGCCTACTACACGAACGGCCGGCAGCTCAGTGAGGGGCTCAAGGCCGAAGTGCTCGAGGCCCTGAAGTGGCTGGAGGGCGTGCGTGGATGCGGCTTCGGGGCCGCCGAGAACCCTCTGCTCCTCTCCGTGCGCTCCGGCGCCCGCGTCTCGATGCCGGGCATGATGGATACGGTTCTCAATCTCGGCCTGAACGACCGCACGGTCGCCGCCTTGGAGCGGGCCAGCGGCAATGCCCGCTTCGCCTGGGATTCCTACCGCCGCTTCATCACCATGTACAGCAATGTGGTGCTGGGCGTCGAGCACTCGCTCTTTGAGGCGGAACTGGAGCGCGCCAAGGAGCGCTCGGGCAAGCACCAGGACACGGACCTCGATGCCGACGATTGGAAGGGCCTGGTGTCGGCCTTCAAGGAGATCGTGCTGGAGGAGACCGGCCAGCCCTTCCCGCAGGAGCCCATGGACCAGCTCTGGGGCGCCATCCGCGCCGTCTTCGAGAGCTGGAACACGGCACGGGCCATCACCTACCGGCGCCTTCACCGCATCCCGGATGACTGGGGCACGGGCGTCAATGTGCAGAGCATGGTCTTCGGCAACATGGGTGACGACTGCGGCACCGGCGTGGCCTTCACGCGGGATCCTGCCACGGGCGAGCGGCTCTTCTACGGCGAGTACCTCATCAACGCGCAGGGCGAGGATGTGGTGGCCGGCATCCGCACGCCCCAGCCCATCACGCGGTCGCAGGCCGAAGGTACGGGCCTGAAGAGCCTCGAGGAGGCGATGCCCGCCTCCTTCACGGAGCTGGACGCCACCTGCCAGCGCTTGGAACACCACTTCAAGGACATGCAGGACATTGAGTTCACCATTGAGCGCGGGAAGCTGTACCTGCTTCAGACGCGCAATGGCAAGCGCACGGCCATGGCCAGCATCCGCATCGCCATCGATCTGGTGGACGAGGGCCTCATCGACAGCCGCACCGCGCTCAAGCGCATCGATGCCGACAGCCTCTCCCAGCTGCTGGCGCCGGTCTTCGATCCCAAAGAGAAGGACCGCCTCCGGAAGGAAGGCCAGCTGCTGACGAAGGGCCTCAATGCCGGGCCGGGGGCGGCCACGGGTCGCATCGCCCTCACGGCCGAGCAGGCCGAGACGATGGCCCAGGAGGGCCCCGTGGTGCTCGTGCGCGTGGAGACGAGCCCCGAGGACATCTCGGGCATGGTGGCCTCCCAGGGCATTCTCACGGCCCGGGGCGGGATGACGAGCCATGCGGCCGTGGTGGCCCGAGGCATGGGCAAGCCCTGCGTCTGTGGCGCCTCGGCGCTTCAGATCGACCTGGTCCGCGGCGTGGTGCTGGTGGGCGGGCACGAGCTGAAGGCCGGCCAGGACTGGATCTCCATGGATGGATCCACCGGTGAGGTCTTCGCCGGCAAGCTCAGCGCCCATCCCTCCGAGGTCAACCAGGTGCTGGTCGACAACCGGCTCAAGGCCGAAGACAGCCCGCTCTACCAACGCTTCGCCAAGATCATGGCCTGGAGCCACGAGGCCAAGCGCATGAAGGTGCGCACCAACGCCGACACGCCGCACGACGCGGCCGTGGCCCGCGCTTTCGGTGCGGAGGGTATCGGGCTCTGCCGCACGGAGCACATGTTCTTCGAAGGGGATCGCATCCTCGCGGTGCGCGAGATGATCCTGGCCAGCGATGTGGAGGGCCGCAAGAAGGCCCTGGTGAAGCTGCTGCCCATGCAGCGCGAGGACTTCGAGGGCCTCTTCACGGCCATGAACGGCCTGCCCGTGAACATCCGCCTGCTGGATCCCCCCCTGCACGAGTTCCTGCCCCAGGACGAGCCGGGCCAGAAAGAGATGGCCGAAGTGCTGGGCGTGGACCTCGGCACCGTGGAACGCCGCGTGACGCAGCTCCACGAGTTCAATCCCATGATGGGCCATCGCGGCTGCCGTCTCGGCATCACCTTCCCGGAGATCATCCGGATGCAGGTCCGGGCCATCGCCGAAGCCGCCCTGAATGTGACGGCCCAAGGCATCAAGGCCCTGCCGGAGATCATGGTGCCCCTCATCGGCACCGTGCGCGAGCTGGCCTACACCAAGGCCGAGATGCTCGACGAGATCGCCCAGGTGAACCAGGAGCGCGGCAGCCAGTTCGCGTGCCCCATCGGCACCATGATCGAGATTCCCCGCGCCGCCATCACTTCGGACAAGATCGCCCAGGAGGCCGAGTTCTTCAGCTTCGGCACCAATGACCTCACCCAGATGGGCTTCGGCTTCAGCCGCGACGACGCCGGCACCTTCCTGCCGGAATATGTGGGGAAGAAGATCCTGGAAGACGATCCCTTCCAGAGCCTGGATCAGGAGGGCATCGGCGAGCTGGTCCGGATCTCCTGCGAGAAGGGTCGCGCCGCGCGTCCCGGGATCAAGCTGGGCGTCTGTGGCGAGCACGGCGGCGATCCCCGCAGCGTGGCCTTCTTCCACCGCGTGGGGCTGGATTATGTGAGCTGCAGCCCCTACCGCGTGCCCATCGCCACCCTGGCTGCCGCCCAGGCCGCCCTGGATTAGGGGCGCTACAGGAACGCCACGGACTGCGTGGCCGTGGTCACGATGAAGCACCGCTCGTTGTTGGATCGCGGATCGGCCGGGAGCAGGAAGAACCCCGGCCGGTCCGGCTGATAGCCCTGGGTGGTGCCCACCAGCACTTCCCCATCCTTGAAGGTGACCTGGACCTTCCGCCCCGGCGTCGGCGCGAAGGGGGGGAAGTCGTTGGTCTTGTGGTGGTCTGGATCCCCCTCCAGACGCCGGACGAAATACACCGCCTTGAGGTCGGGGACCTTCACTTCCTGGGGTTTCGCGCCGTTGCCGGTTCCGGCAAGCAGAATGTGGAAGAGGTTCTTGGTCGGCAGGAAATCGCTGGTCTGGCCTTTCAGGGTGCTTCCATCCAGGAATCGCGCCACCACTTGGTTCATGGGAGTCTCCGCGTCGCTTGGGTCCAGAGGGAGGGGCTGCCGCTTGAATGGATGCGCCAAAATTACAAGCAATCACCTTCGACTGCAAGGTGTCTGCAGGTGCAAGGGGGGTGGCAGGCGAAGGCTCCGCGACCGTGACAACGGGGATCCCCGCGATGGGTTCGGCGGGAAGCGCGATAGAATCACCCTTTTCGAGTGATGACATGGCCAAAACCGCGACCAGGACTCCATCCGATCAGCCCGAGATCATCTATTCGATGATGCGGGTCAGCAAGATCTACAACAACAAGCCGGTCATCAAGGACATCTCCCTCAGCTACTTCTATGGCGCCAAGATCGGTGTCCTGGGCCTCAACGGCTCCGGCAAGAGCACCGTGCTGCGCATCATGGCGGGCGTGGACCACGACTTCAACGGCGAAGCCGTGCTCAGCAAGGGCTACACCACGGGCATCCTGGACCAGGAACCCCAGCTCGATCCCGCCAAGACCGTGCGGGAGATCGTGGAGGAGGGGGCCGCCGAGAAGGTGGGCTGGCTCAAGGACTACAACGCCATCAGCGACCAGTTCGCCGATCCCGACGCGGACATGGATGTGCTGCTGGCGAAGCAGGCTGAGCTGCAGGACAAGATCGACGCCCACGACTGCTGGGACCTGGATTCGCGCCTCGAGCAGGCCATGGACGCCCTGCGCTGTCCCGACCCCGACACCAAGATCGCCGTGCTGTCCGGCGGCGAGCGCCGCCGCGTGGCGCTCTGCCGCCTGCTGCTCCAGGAACCGGACATCCTGCTGCTGGACGAGCCCACCAACCACCTGGATGCCGAGACCGTGGCCTGGCTGGAGAAGCACCTGCAGGACTACAAGGGCACAGTCATCGCCGTCACCCACGACCGCTACTTCCTGGATCATGTGGCCGAGTGGATCCTCGAGCTGGACCGGGGCGAGGGCATCCCCTGGAAGGGCAACTACTCCAGCTGGCTGGAGCAGAAGCAGGGCCGCCTGGCCCGCGAGGAGAAGTCGGACCAGAAGCGCCAGAAGACCCTCGAGCGCGAGCTGGAGTGGATCCGCATGTCGCCCAAGGGCCAGCACGCCAAGAGCAAGGACCGCATCGCCAACTACGAGCGGCTGGCGGGCGAGGAGGGCCGCCAGAAGGAGCAGGAGCTGGAGATCTACATTCCCAGCGGCCCCCGGCTGGGCGATCTCGTGGCCGAGCTGAACGGCGTCTCCAAGGCCTACGGCGACCGCGTGCTCTTCGAGAACCTCAGCTTCGCCATTCCCCGCGCCGGGATCCTCGGCGTCATCGGTCCCAACGGCGCCGGCAAGTCCACGCTCCTGCGCCTGCTCACGGGCCAGGAGACGCCCGATGCCGGCACCATCCGGATCGGGGAGACCGTCCGCATGGCCTATGTGGATCAGCTGCGCGCCAACCTCAACCCCGACAAGAATGTGTTCGAAGCGGTCTCCGGCGGCTACGAGCAGATCGAGCTGGGCGGCAAGCTCATCAACGCCCGGGCCTGGTTGAGCCGCTTCGGGTTCTCCGGCGATTCCCAGCAGAAGAAGATTTCCGAGCTGAGCGGCGGGCAGCAGAACCGCCTGAACCTGGCGCTCACCCTGAAGAGCGAATCCAACCTGCTCTTCTTCGACGAGCCCACCAATGATCTGGATGTGAACACCATGCGCGCCCTGGAGGAGGCCATCGAATCCTTCGCCGGCAGCGCCGTCCTGGTGAGCCACGACCGCTGGTTCCTGGATCGCCTGGCCACGCACATCCTGGCCTTCGAGGGTGATTCGCAGGTGCAGTTCTTCGATGGGAACTACAGCCAATACGAGGAATATCGCAAGGATGTCCTGGGTCTGAAGCCCTTCGATCCCCACCGCATCAAGTACCGCAAGCTGACGCGATGAAGGCCGATGCTTCCCCGGCCGTCCGCCTGACCCTGCTCTCGGCCGGAGCCGATCTCATCCTGGGCGGAGCTGCGTTGTGGCTGGGACTTTCCGAAGGCGCCATCGCCCTGTGGGGGGTCGGCGGCGCCTCCCTGCTGCAGATCCCGCCGGCCCTGAGCCTGCGGGGACGCATCCTGGATGGCCTCGGCAACCGGGGACTCGACCGGGAGCGGCTGGTCCTTCGGACCCTCAGCCACCTCCTGCGCCTCCTGGCTCTGGGGCTTGCCCTGGCTGCGGTCCTGGCGCTCCGGGAGGGCCCCGGGATGCGGGTCGGCTTCTCGACTCTGGGGGTGGCCATCCTGAGCCTCGCCTTCCAGGTGCCCCTCTGGATCGCGAAGCGGCGTCTGGCCGGAGTCCATCCCGCCCTGGGGTGGGATGCCGACCGCACCCGCGCCCTGCTGGAGCGGGCGGCCCTGCTCCTGGCGGGCGGTCTGCTGGGCCTCTGGTTC harbors:
- the ppdK gene encoding pyruvate, phosphate dikinase, with protein sequence MSKGVYTFGGNRNEGGASMRNLLGGKGCNLAEMAGLGIPVPPGFTLTTEQCGAYYTNGRQLSEGLKAEVLEALKWLEGVRGCGFGAAENPLLLSVRSGARVSMPGMMDTVLNLGLNDRTVAALERASGNARFAWDSYRRFITMYSNVVLGVEHSLFEAELERAKERSGKHQDTDLDADDWKGLVSAFKEIVLEETGQPFPQEPMDQLWGAIRAVFESWNTARAITYRRLHRIPDDWGTGVNVQSMVFGNMGDDCGTGVAFTRDPATGERLFYGEYLINAQGEDVVAGIRTPQPITRSQAEGTGLKSLEEAMPASFTELDATCQRLEHHFKDMQDIEFTIERGKLYLLQTRNGKRTAMASIRIAIDLVDEGLIDSRTALKRIDADSLSQLLAPVFDPKEKDRLRKEGQLLTKGLNAGPGAATGRIALTAEQAETMAQEGPVVLVRVETSPEDISGMVASQGILTARGGMTSHAAVVARGMGKPCVCGASALQIDLVRGVVLVGGHELKAGQDWISMDGSTGEVFAGKLSAHPSEVNQVLVDNRLKAEDSPLYQRFAKIMAWSHEAKRMKVRTNADTPHDAAVARAFGAEGIGLCRTEHMFFEGDRILAVREMILASDVEGRKKALVKLLPMQREDFEGLFTAMNGLPVNIRLLDPPLHEFLPQDEPGQKEMAEVLGVDLGTVERRVTQLHEFNPMMGHRGCRLGITFPEIIRMQVRAIAEAALNVTAQGIKALPEIMVPLIGTVRELAYTKAEMLDEIAQVNQERGSQFACPIGTMIEIPRAAITSDKIAQEAEFFSFGTNDLTQMGFGFSRDDAGTFLPEYVGKKILEDDPFQSLDQEGIGELVRISCEKGRAARPGIKLGVCGEHGGDPRSVAFFHRVGLDYVSCSPYRVPIATLAAAQAALD
- a CDS encoding DUF6982 domain-containing protein; protein product: MNQVVARFLDGSTLKGQTSDFLPTKNLFHILLAGTGNGAKPQEVKVPDLKAVYFVRRLEGDPDHHKTNDFPPFAPTPGRKVQVTFKDGEVLVGTTQGYQPDRPGFFLLPADPRSNNERCFIVTTATQSVAFL
- the ettA gene encoding energy-dependent translational throttle protein EttA, with protein sequence MAKTATRTPSDQPEIIYSMMRVSKIYNNKPVIKDISLSYFYGAKIGVLGLNGSGKSTVLRIMAGVDHDFNGEAVLSKGYTTGILDQEPQLDPAKTVREIVEEGAAEKVGWLKDYNAISDQFADPDADMDVLLAKQAELQDKIDAHDCWDLDSRLEQAMDALRCPDPDTKIAVLSGGERRRVALCRLLLQEPDILLLDEPTNHLDAETVAWLEKHLQDYKGTVIAVTHDRYFLDHVAEWILELDRGEGIPWKGNYSSWLEQKQGRLAREEKSDQKRQKTLERELEWIRMSPKGQHAKSKDRIANYERLAGEEGRQKEQELEIYIPSGPRLGDLVAELNGVSKAYGDRVLFENLSFAIPRAGILGVIGPNGAGKSTLLRLLTGQETPDAGTIRIGETVRMAYVDQLRANLNPDKNVFEAVSGGYEQIELGGKLINARAWLSRFGFSGDSQQKKISELSGGQQNRLNLALTLKSESNLLFFDEPTNDLDVNTMRALEEAIESFAGSAVLVSHDRWFLDRLATHILAFEGDSQVQFFDGNYSQYEEYRKDVLGLKPFDPHRIKYRKLTR